In the genome of Betaproteobacteria bacterium, the window CAATGGAAAGTCGACTTCGCCGTGGCCGAAGCGAGCAAGCGGCCGATTCGCAACGCAATTACGGTTACCGGCGTATTGCGGGCTCGCCCGGATGGCGAAGCGTTGCTCACCGCCCAGGCCGCCGGCCAGGTGCAGCCTGCAGGCGCCTTCCCGCACATCGGACAGAGCGTGCAGAAAGGGACGATCCTCGCTTTTCTCGTGCCGCGCCTGGGTGGCGACACCGACTTTGCATCGCTGCAGGCGGCCGCGCGCAGAGCGAAGGTAGAGTTCGACCAGAGTGTGCGCGAACGCGTCCGCCTGGAGGGGCTCTTCCGCGACGAAGCCGTACCCGAGAAGCGCTTGCTCGCCGCCCGTTCGACCGAGGAGTCGGCGCGCATCGAGTACGAAGCCGCGCAACGACGACTCGGACAGTTCGCTGGTGCCGAGGGCGGAATACCGCTTCGGGCACCCATCTCCGGCGCCATGGCCGATGTACGCGTCTCGCCGGGCGCGTTCATTCAGGAGGGACAACTGCTGTTCCACATCGCTGATGACCGCACGATCTGGCTTGAATTGCGAGTGCCGGAGTCCGAAGCGGCGCGTGTGGCCGTACCAACCGGTGCCGGCTTCCAGGTCGATGGCATCACGCAAGACTTCCAGGTGCTCGTGGGCAAGAACGCCCGGCTGATCGGCTCTGGTGCGCTCGTGGATTCGACGACGAGGACCGTCCCGGTCACCTTCGAGATCGCCAAACCCCACCCGGGGTTGCGCATCGGCATGGCAGTAAAGGCGCGCATATTCGTGGGCGATGCTCGTCCAGTGCTTGCCGTGCCGGCCGACGCCGTCGTGGACGAAAGTGGTGTGGCGGTCGTGTTCGTGCAAACCGGTGGTGAATCGTTTCAGCGGCGACCCGTGCGCACGGGGGCTCGCGATGGGGACTGGATCGAGATTCTCGACGGCCTGGACGCCGGACAGCGCGTGGTGACCCGCAGCGCCTACCTGGTCAAGCTTGCTGCAACCCGGTCCGGCGAGATCGGTCACGGCCACGCACACTGAGCCGGAACCATTGCCATGATCGGACACGTCATCGCATGGTCGCTGCGCAACAAGCTGTTCGTCGTGGCGGCAAGCATTCTGTTACTCGCCTGGGGAGGATGGCAGGCGACGAAAACACCGGTGGACGTGTTTCCGGACCTCACTGCGCCGGCCGTCACCGTGGTTGCCGAGGCTCACGGCATGGCACCGACCGACGTGGAAAGCCTCGTCACGTTGCCGATCGAATCGGCATTGAACGGTGCGCCGGACGTTCGCCGTGTCCGGTCGGCGACCAAGATCGGCCTTTCCGTCGTGACGGTGGAGTTCGAATGGGGTACGGATCCTTATCGGGCTCGGCAAGTGGTCGCGGAGCGCTTACAGATCGCGCGGGCAGCACTTCCGGCCGACATTCCTGCCCCCACGATGACACCGGCTGTCTCGATCATGGGGGAGATCCTCTTCATCGCGCTGCACTCCGACAAGCACTCCGGAATGGAGCTGAGGAAGGTCACCGAGCAAGTGCTCAAGCGCCGCATCCTTGCAGTCTCCGGAGTGGCCGAAGCGCTCGTGATCGGCGGCGATACGCAACAGTTTCAAGTCACCGTCAAGCCCGATCGCCTCGCCGCCTTCGGCTTGACGCTCGACGAGCTGACGCAGGCGCTGCGCGATGCGAACCAGAATGCCTCCGCCGGCTTCTACGTTGCGTCCGGCCAGCAGTATCTGATCCAAGGGTACGGCCGGATCACCTCGCTCGATGACATCGCCAATACCGCCATAGCGGTACGGGCGGGGCAGCCCATCCTCGTGCGACACGTGGCTGATGTCGGCATCGGCGCCGCACCGAAGCGTGGCGTCGGGTCGCACAACGCCAAACCGGCCGTGATCTTGGGCATTCAGAAGCAGCCCGGCGCCAACACGCTCGATCTCACCGAGCGGCTGGATCGTACCCTGGAGGAAATCCAAACCGGACTGCCGGAAGGCATGCGCATCGAGCGGCACATCTTCCGGCAAGCGGACTTCATCACCGTCTCGATCGACAACCTGCTGGAAGCATTGCGCGATGGTGTGATTCTGGTGGTTGCCATAGTCTTTGCATTTCTGCTCTCCATTCGCGCAACG includes:
- a CDS encoding efflux RND transporter periplasmic adaptor subunit; amino-acid sequence: MESALGAHRVRPANRELRMRTYRFDYCPALVLGVLLILVGCAEEGRDHAKVDVHAHATGGHGAAPEKITHFTDHTELFVEFPRLVVGEASAFAAHITRLKDFAPVRAGKVTAILTGGGQPEERFATQAPTQPGIFRPEATPQHAGERELTIEIAMPDFTVRHLVGPVTVYADRKAAENAPVDVSTEGDIGFTKEQQWKVDFAVAEASKRPIRNAITVTGVLRARPDGEALLTAQAAGQVQPAGAFPHIGQSVQKGTILAFLVPRLGGDTDFASLQAAARRAKVEFDQSVRERVRLEGLFRDEAVPEKRLLAARSTEESARIEYEAAQRRLGQFAGAEGGIPLRAPISGAMADVRVSPGAFIQEGQLLFHIADDRTIWLELRVPESEAARVAVPTGAGFQVDGITQDFQVLVGKNARLIGSGALVDSTTRTVPVTFEIAKPHPGLRIGMAVKARIFVGDARPVLAVPADAVVDESGVAVVFVQTGGESFQRRPVRTGARDGDWIEILDGLDAGQRVVTRSAYLVKLAATRSGEIGHGHAH